In Strix uralensis isolate ZFMK-TIS-50842 chromosome 7, bStrUra1, whole genome shotgun sequence, the following proteins share a genomic window:
- the RGS10 gene encoding regulator of G-protein signaling 10 isoform X1: MFNRAVSRLSRKRPPSEINDSEGHPSSSHQTLKGTSKWATSLENLLEDPEGVKRFREFLKKEFSEENVLFWLACEEFKKTQGKKQMQEKAKEIYMTFLSSKASSQVNVEGQSRLNETILETPHPLMFQKLQDQIFNLMKYDSYSRFLKSDIFLNHKKCEEQEENSPEAQTAAKRASRIYNT; the protein is encoded by the exons ATGTTTAACCGGGCCGTGAGCCGGCTCAGCAGGAAGCGCCCGCCGTCAG AGATAAATGACAGCGAGGGTCACCCAAGCAGCAGCCACCAAACCTTGAAAGGAACCTCAAAATGGGCTACATCACTGGAGAACCTCCTTGAAGATCCAGAAGGAGTGAAACGATTTAGG gaatttttaaagaaagaatttaGTGAAGAAAACGTTTTGTTCTGGCTAGCATGTGaagaatttaagaaaacacagggaaaaaaacag ATGCAagaaaaagctaaagaaatttacATGACTTTCCTGTCCAGTAAAGCTTCCTCCCAAGTCAATGTTGAAGGGCAGTCCCGTTTGAATGAGACCATTTTGGAGACACCTCACCCTCTCATGTTTCAGAAGCTCCAGGACCAg ATATTCAATCTCATGAAATACGACAGCTACAGCCGCTTCTTAAAGTCAGACATATTCCTAAACCATAAGAAGTGTGAGGAGCAAGAGGAGAATTCACCAGAGGCTCAGACTGCAGCTAAAAGAGCATCAAGAATTTACAACACATGA
- the RGS10 gene encoding regulator of G-protein signaling 10 isoform X2 gives MEKINDSEGHPSSSHQTLKGTSKWATSLENLLEDPEGVKRFREFLKKEFSEENVLFWLACEEFKKTQGKKQMQEKAKEIYMTFLSSKASSQVNVEGQSRLNETILETPHPLMFQKLQDQIFNLMKYDSYSRFLKSDIFLNHKKCEEQEENSPEAQTAAKRASRIYNT, from the exons ATGGAAA AGATAAATGACAGCGAGGGTCACCCAAGCAGCAGCCACCAAACCTTGAAAGGAACCTCAAAATGGGCTACATCACTGGAGAACCTCCTTGAAGATCCAGAAGGAGTGAAACGATTTAGG gaatttttaaagaaagaatttaGTGAAGAAAACGTTTTGTTCTGGCTAGCATGTGaagaatttaagaaaacacagggaaaaaaacag ATGCAagaaaaagctaaagaaatttacATGACTTTCCTGTCCAGTAAAGCTTCCTCCCAAGTCAATGTTGAAGGGCAGTCCCGTTTGAATGAGACCATTTTGGAGACACCTCACCCTCTCATGTTTCAGAAGCTCCAGGACCAg ATATTCAATCTCATGAAATACGACAGCTACAGCCGCTTCTTAAAGTCAGACATATTCCTAAACCATAAGAAGTGTGAGGAGCAAGAGGAGAATTCACCAGAGGCTCAGACTGCAGCTAAAAGAGCATCAAGAATTTACAACACATGA